acatatttagATCATTATTTCTTAAGAAGTATTTAAAATATATGTTATAAGCGAGTCATTTATACACTGCAGTACATTGCAGTGCTGTTTGATTTCCTCCCTAAGCATTTGGTTTGTTGTTAAAGTGTGCTGCACGAATACTTGCGTGCAACACACACCATAAAATATGTTCTCTGTTTATAAATAAGATTCGACAACAGAGATCGTATACTGACCCTTTCACAAGCTGAACAAGCTGTGGGTATAGCTCTGACTCTCTTAATTTGATGATTTCATTTGAAGTCGTCTCGATTGCCTGAGCAGAAACTGTGATCCTCGACTCCAACTTCTCGACCTCTTTTTTTGCTTTCTCCACCTTGACGTAATCACCTCTCTTTAACTCTAATTTCCTCAGTTGTTCGGTTTTCTTCGTGTGCTCTATCTTTAAACTCTCAGCATTCTAAAACGAAAACCaatagttaacaacatttaactccATGATTACTAGAACTATATCTATTTGGTATTTACCCAAAATCACCAAAAACTCACCTTAACCTCGGCATATAACTTCTTCTCCCATTCATATAGTCTCTCCACCGTAGAACAATGGCTACCACGGATCGTGCAATCATCAACTACACCGATGCCAGTCATTTCATCACAACCAAACTTAACGAACCCATTGAACCTCTGGCTCGAGTTCCACGAGCATAAAAACGGGTTCAAAGACTTCCCATAGCCATTTAGTTTACCTATAACCATCATTTAAAGCCTCAACTTGTATATAAACAAATATTAACAAACTTGGAAGTAACATAAACAGTATTAAATTAGATACATTCCACTGCAATTGCTTCAACAATGCTTGATTGTCTAAAAAAACTTTGACTTGTGTGGTCTACCCAgtaatttaaatattaaaaattggaCTACAATGATTAAcaaaaaaaaataggatattataattgtCTAGTTGATTCTGTATCAGTATATATAAATGGATAATAATATTACCAAAGGATGTTTGTTCAGTAAAAGGGGAGGACGGAACTTCCAACAACGCCGACAATTTTCCGCCGGAATCAGCTGCCCGGAGAAAATATTCATCCAATTCTTTAATAATCTCCATCAAATCCTTACTTTTACTCGAAACCACCACCGGCATTTCACAATTTGAAACCCCACTAACAACAGACGGTGGCGCCGCCACACTTGCAGCCGTAACGGTGGTTGTCACCACCGTCTCCGAGGGGGCAGTGGTGGATACTTCCTCCCATTCTTCATCTCTCACCGTGTCAACTTTCTCCGACATCGGCATGAATGGATCCCAAAAATCCCATGTGGATGACGGCGGTGGCGGCGGAGGTGGCGGCGgaagtggggtggtggaggtgttaCCGGTGGATGTTGTCCATGTTTCAGATGTTGGACTCATTGGTGGTCGTGGTGGTGGCGGCGGTGGCGGCGGAGATGATGACTGTAACGGCGGCAGATAGTGGTGTTGTAGTGGTGATTCTGCGGTGGCGAACTGGAGGAGGGCGGCGCCGGTGTTTCTCAAAGATTTCAAATACATTATGTGTGAAGCAGAGAAAGCATGTCTTGCTTTTACAAATTGTTTCATGTATCTTTTTCTTGCTTTGCATCTTGAAACAATTTCTTTTGTTTCTAATCTTGAATAATAACACCCCATTTGTTTCTTTTGCCTCAAAATTTTCAATTTTTTTAACCAAATCCCATCTGGGTAGAAGGGTATTCCTTAAAttacataaaaataaataataaaaataccatATTTTTTATAAATCAACACAGTACAAACACACTCTGGGTTTTTCTGGGTATTccttaattttcaaaaaaaatcaAAACTTTGTACGATATTTGAACAGAAAATAATAAAGTACGTTTCGAAAATTGTTGAAAGAATCTATCAAGTTTCAACTACAGAACGCAATTTTTACTTGATGTTTGAATGTAAAGAGAATGATAAGAACACCAACAGTCTTGAGAACAACAGCAAGAGAGAGAAGTACAATAGATACATTTAAGTTTGGGAGGTATGTTAATGACGAAAATGCCCCTAGATGTTTATAAAGCGCTCTCTCTCACACATGCATGTTTCAGGGATGATACATCTGTTTTGAGGTTTGTTGGAAGGATACAAAAAGTGCATGAGAGAGATGGCATGGATGAATAGTTGACTACGAAGGGTAATTTTGGTAAACTGTAATTTACAACGGGCCTTTTTGTTTATTTATGGGAATGTTGGAAatgattttaaattttaaattgaaACGCACGAGGTTTTGGTTTATTAATCTCGTCGTTTTATACGGAGTATTTTATTTAAGAGAGGAGattatattttttaattaaattttatAAGTTCTAATATAAAATTTGATCCTATCTTTTAAAAATGTTCACAAATAAGTTCTACTCCGTAATATAAAATAAAATTtctatttatatattcatataaaaCTTCATTTAACTTAATACGGAGTACTAAATATAGTATTTACATTTTTACTAATCTTAAGTGAATTTATCAAAAATGATATTGAAAATATCTAACTCTCATTTTATTATATTCCCTCCATCACACTTTGATTGCTCAATATGTTATTCTTACATTATACttcttatttattattttacagttttaattcttattttttatatatatttttgtcttaaatacatatattataagtataaaaaaatttcacttatttttttatttatttaaaaaaatagaCAATTAATTTGAAACATCTCATACAGGAATATTAGACAAATAATTATGAATAGAGAgcattatatattttatttttttgaacagcgattgggatcacccgatagGGACTTTACAACTCGTTGCGATCATCtctcgtttcgactatgccgatgcagctatAATAACCCCGTCCCCATCGCTGCCCGAGAGAAAACCTTGAaatcgatccaagggcacggccaagtaaaacccacatcccctttaccccccaaacgatatgggaaaggtgtcatgagtggatacttcatggcagagatgaaattgtgtttttaatatgtagccaacaggggtcgaactcctgacctcccctaaaggaagcaGACCACCAACCGCTAGACTACATCACAACTTGAGCatcatatattttattatttatttttatcttttatatattattttattttatattttgattattattaatgatacgcatacccgattagctcgtgttgcgcatcacacttgcaccatgCGCACAAAACTCTGGCGCTAAGACATGCCTGGCGCAAGTAAATGTGCGCTAGGCATAGCCAAGGCGTACAATAAAGAGCTGACGTGCCATGTACGAGCCACGATATCTGTAACAAAAGGAGGTACAGATAGCCAGCATAAATGTAACAAGTACTGTCTCATGGTCCCCTACACCAATTACTAAGGCGGTACAGACTGAAAAAGTAATGGAGGATACATGGCACCAATGAGCAAAGGGTACTGTGGCTATAAATAAGGGACCCGAATCACAAAGCAAGGATCATCATTCATTGGGATTCACACCTATACTATCTTTAGTATTAAGGTTTGAACGAACTGCGCTATCTCATTAGCACACCGAATACCCGCGCTACCGGAACTCACAACATATTTTCATACTAGTTGGttacaggtaacgttctatgaacataaaccctCAAACATCAACCCGAGCCATCGAGAACTGTTCATCCCGCCGATGGTAGGTCTACGTTTAGCCACCCCTGTTGAGATCCgcatctcgcaaggggttattcacggtactccggaccagaGTGTTAAACTCAagcgacccttaaatcccccttattgacgtcaagcatggaccgaactcgACACATTTATTCTAtacttgatcaattggcgccatccatgGGACTCCAAGTTAAAAGGTTTTTATAGATCTTTTCTCTTTATGTCCACTACTGACTTAATTTTTCTTTACATGTATCTGTTAAGAAAGAATAAAGTGCGCGCAATGGTCTACTGCCAGCAAAAACAAGGAACCAAGCGTAAATCGGGTGCTAGTGGAAGTTCGGAAGCAACGAAGATATCCCTTCCCGTCGTCCGAGCGTTCAACACCTCTTGTGCGCCTATCGTAGTATAGGGGTACTTACCTGAGTCAGGCACGGCGTGAAACGCCTTCACATGGATAATGGTAGTAGTGTCGACATCATGTACGAGCATCGTTTTCGGCAATTACCAGCGCTAATAAGGCAAACTATTAAACCTCCGACCACAGCTTTGTCTGGGTTCTCAGGAGAATCGGCATAGCCCATTGGAACCCTGGACTTAAGGTTGGAATTGAGGGACAACAAAGATAAGCTTAagaagctgataatgctaaaaacgaacatatatttcatagcattatccctcaagaaagacaagcttttagttgcaactgttctatttacaagtgatattcgtttaaataataaaaggtgaagacaaaagacagattcgacgaattgaagacgcaaacgaccaaaaaactcaaaagtacaaaatacaatcaaagaggttccaattattgataagaaacgtctcgaaattacaagagtacaagaagcgaaacgcaaagtacaagatattaaattatacgcaaggacgttcaaaaatccggaactgggaccagagtcaactctcaatgctcgaagcaacggactaaaaattacaagtcaacgaagtacaagaatataatataatatatatataattaaatttaattatatatattatattatataataaataaataagcagcccacgtttttaaagacttttgagcctccccagctggccatgcgatcacatggccttgaagggcaaagcccatgcgatcgcatgaggcccttttccagcccacatgcctataaaagtcgcagtttggtgcatcaaatatcatatatccatccatccaactctcaacgtatatatatatatatatatatatatatatatatatatatatatatatatatatatatatatatatatatatatatatatatatatatatatattaattttaattttaattttaattcaaataataagggtaagttagcgcatattgtaagggtgtaagtcgaaattctgtccgtgtaacgctacgctatttttaatcattgtaagttatgttcaacctttttaatttaatgtctcgtagctaagttattattatgcttatttaataccgaagtaatcatgatgttgggctaattactaaaattgggtaattgggttttgtaccataattggggtttggacaaaagaacgacacttgtggaaattagactatgggctattaatgggctttatatttgtttaactaaatgatagtttgttaattttaatataaagatttacaattggacgtacctataaataaccatatacactcgatcggacacgatgagcgggatatttatatgtacgaataatcgttcatttaaccgggcacgggaatggattaatagtcactagaattattaaaacaggggtgaaattatgtacacggacacttggcataattgataacaaagtattaaaaccttgggttacacgcagtcgataacctggtgtaattattaaacaaagtattaaaaccttgttacagtt
This genomic window from Rutidosis leptorrhynchoides isolate AG116_Rl617_1_P2 chromosome 2, CSIRO_AGI_Rlap_v1, whole genome shotgun sequence contains:
- the LOC139892111 gene encoding protein ALTERED PHOSPHATE STARVATION RESPONSE 1-like; the encoded protein is MGCYYSRLETKEIVSRCKARKRYMKQFVKARHAFSASHIMYLKSLRNTGAALLQFATAESPLQHHYLPPLQSSSPPPPPPPPRPPMSPTSETWTTSTGNTSTTPLPPPPPPPPPSSTWDFWDPFMPMSEKVDTVRDEEWEEVSTTAPSETVVTTTVTAASVAAPPSVVSGVSNCEMPVVVSSKSKDLMEIIKELDEYFLRAADSGGKLSALLEVPSSPFTEQTSFGKLNGYGKSLNPFLCSWNSSQRFNGFVKFGCDEMTGIGVVDDCTIRGSHCSTVERLYEWEKKLYAEVKNAESLKIEHTKKTEQLRKLELKRGDYVKVEKAKKEVEKLESRITVSAQAIETTSNEIIKLRESELYPQLVQLVKGLMFMWRSLYESHQVQMHIVQQLKYMNIASSATEPTGEIHRQSTLQLELEVQQWHTSFCNLVKSQKDYIQSLTGWLRLSLFQFSKSPSSQNKQDSAIYNLCEEWQLAVDNAPDKVASEGIKALLSVVHAIVVQQGDEQKQKRKSDSLCKELEKKTTELRALESKYGVDSGSLNKKTDRVVDKRAKVEALRLKAEEEKCKYDKSIGVTRAMTLNNLQMGLPHVFQAVTGFANVWTHSFESVCNQANILEEVHDVKRLMMN